The Corynebacterium suranareeae genome window below encodes:
- a CDS encoding F0F1 ATP synthase subunit epsilon, with translation MAEITVELVSVERMLWAGQASIVTAQTTEGEIGVLPDHEPLLGQLVENGVVTIQPIDGEKLIAGVSGGFLSVSKEKVTILADFAVWANEVDTASAEADLNSDDELAKAHAEAGLRAVRRSSEGL, from the coding sequence ATGGCTGAAATCACCGTTGAACTGGTGTCTGTAGAGCGCATGCTGTGGGCCGGCCAGGCCTCCATCGTGACTGCACAGACCACCGAGGGTGAGATCGGCGTGCTGCCCGATCACGAGCCTCTTCTTGGCCAATTGGTTGAGAACGGTGTCGTGACCATCCAGCCGATCGACGGCGAAAAGCTTATCGCCGGCGTTTCGGGTGGATTCCTCTCCGTATCCAAGGAAAAGGTGACGATCCTCGCGGACTTCGCCGTCTGGGCGAATGAGGTTGATACCGCATCCGCCGAGGCTGACCTTAATTCGGACGACGAGCTGGCCAAGGCACACGCCGAGGCTGGGCTGCGCGCGGTCCGCCGCAGCAGCGAAGGTCTCTAA
- the atpD gene encoding F0F1 ATP synthase subunit beta, protein MTTALEEQNAQQAATAGRVVRVIGAVVDVEFPRGELPALYNALTVEVTLESVKKTVVLEVAQHLGDNLIRTIAMAPTDGLVRGAAVTDTARPISVPVGDVVKGHVFNALGDCLDDVSLNTNPDIERWGIHREPPSFDQLEGKTEILETGIKVIDLLTPYVKGGKIGLFGGAGVGKTVLIQEMITRIAREFSGTSVFAGVGERTREGTDLFLEMEEMGVLQDTALVFGQMDEPPGVRMRVALSGLTMAEYFRDVQNQDVLLFIDNIFRFTQAGSEVSTLLGRMPSAVGYQPTLADEMGVLQERITSTKGRSITSLQAVYVPADDYTDPAPATTFAHLDATTELDRSIASKGIYPAVNPLTSTSRILEPAIVGERHYEVAQRVIGILQKNKELQDIIAILGMDELSEEDKITVARARRIERFLGQNFFVAEKFTGLPGSYVPLTDTVDAFERICNGDFDHYPEQAFNGLGGLDDVEAAYKKLTGK, encoded by the coding sequence ATGACTACAGCTCTTGAAGAGCAGAACGCACAGCAGGCAGCCACTGCCGGCCGTGTCGTGCGTGTCATTGGTGCGGTCGTCGACGTGGAGTTTCCCCGCGGCGAGCTGCCAGCACTGTACAACGCACTTACTGTAGAGGTAACCCTCGAATCAGTTAAGAAGACCGTTGTTCTCGAGGTTGCTCAGCACCTCGGCGACAACCTCATCCGCACCATCGCTATGGCACCAACCGACGGACTTGTCCGCGGCGCTGCTGTAACCGATACCGCACGCCCAATTTCCGTACCAGTGGGCGATGTTGTTAAGGGCCACGTATTCAACGCTTTGGGCGACTGCCTAGACGACGTTTCCCTGAACACCAACCCAGACATCGAGCGTTGGGGCATCCACCGCGAGCCACCATCATTCGACCAGCTCGAGGGTAAGACCGAGATCCTGGAAACAGGCATCAAGGTTATCGACCTTCTCACCCCTTACGTTAAGGGTGGAAAGATCGGCCTCTTCGGTGGTGCAGGTGTGGGTAAGACCGTTCTTATCCAGGAAATGATCACCCGTATTGCACGTGAGTTCTCCGGTACTTCCGTGTTCGCAGGTGTTGGTGAGCGTACCCGTGAGGGCACCGACCTCTTCCTCGAAATGGAAGAAATGGGCGTTCTCCAGGACACCGCCCTGGTGTTCGGTCAGATGGATGAGCCACCAGGAGTCCGTATGCGCGTGGCTCTGTCCGGCCTGACCATGGCTGAGTACTTCCGCGATGTTCAGAACCAGGACGTGCTGCTGTTCATCGACAACATCTTCCGTTTCACCCAGGCAGGTTCTGAGGTTTCCACCCTTCTGGGTCGTATGCCTTCCGCCGTGGGTTACCAGCCAACCCTGGCTGACGAGATGGGTGTTCTCCAGGAGCGCATTACCTCCACCAAGGGCCGTTCGATTACCTCTCTGCAGGCTGTTTACGTTCCTGCCGATGACTACACCGACCCGGCTCCAGCGACCACCTTCGCTCACTTGGATGCAACCACCGAGCTCGACCGCTCCATTGCTTCCAAGGGTATTTACCCAGCAGTGAACCCACTGACCTCTACCTCTCGTATTCTCGAGCCAGCAATCGTTGGTGAGCGTCACTACGAGGTGGCTCAGCGTGTCATCGGTATTCTGCAGAAGAACAAGGAACTCCAGGACATCATCGCCATCCTTGGTATGGACGAGCTGTCTGAAGAGGACAAGATCACCGTTGCTCGCGCACGTCGTATCGAGCGCTTCCTGGGTCAGAACTTCTTCGTTGCAGAGAAGTTCACCGGTCTTCCTGGCTCCTACGTGCCACTGACCGACACCGTCGACGCTTTCGAGCGTATTTGCAACGGCGACTTCGACCACTACCCAGAGCAGGCTTTCAACGGCCTCGGTGGTTTGGACGATGTCGAAGCTGCATACAAGAAGCTGACCGGAAAGTAA